The genome window TTGCCCATTCCGCCAGCTTTTCGGCCACGGCGGTCTCCATGATATAGCCGTAGGTAACGACCAGTATCTTGTTCCGTGCAAGGGCGCCCCGGAGGATCATGGTGTCGTCCACGAAATCAAAGTCAAAGTAGTCTCTCAGCTCCCCGGCCTTTCTGAGAAAGTCGCCCCACTTCATCACCATCTGCGCGTCGGGATACCACAGGGCTATGGGCACCACCGGCTTGGTGTGGAACAGGTATTTGAAATGCTTTTTCTGCTGCTCCACGGTCTTCTCGCTGCCTGTCACGTTGGTGTTGTAGTCGTGGAGCTGATTGGCTCCGGAGGCAGTGGCGTTGTAGATGCGGGCGGGAATGCCGTAAAAATCCTCGCTGCCCGCGGGCTCAAAGCCGAAGAGGGCGCCGTAGAACTTGGCGGAGCTGGCCACCCAGCGGGTCACCACCAGGTTGTCCCGGTAGTCGGAAGCCTCGTTGGTGATGCGGACCCCCGCCCCGTGCCTGGCAGCCACCCGGCACTGGTCGGCAAAATGGCCTCCCAGCTCCGCGGCGGAATCGCCGCCGGTGCAGAGATAGATATCGGTCTTCTTGCCGAAGACCTCCCGGGTGTTTGCGATCCACAACTCCGCCAGGTCTGTCATGCTGCCCCGGTACCACTCTACAAAGTCCAGATAATGCCGCCGGGTCTCCGGCTTTTCGAACAGCCCTTCCCTGTAAGCCTTGATCTCCGCCTCGCCGTTGAAGGGATAGTCCGCCTCCTCGAAGGAGCCGTAGGAGGCGCGCCAGGCCTTGTTCAGGGCGCCTATGGTCTTGTACTTTTTCTCCGCGTATTTTCGGAAGTCCGCCCGGGCGTAGTCGTCTCCGCACCAGAAGCCCATGTGGTTGTGGTATTCCCCGGGGACGTTGAAGGTCCAGCCGCCTCCGGTCACGGAGTAGATGGCTTCGCCGAAGTCCCCCTGTATGCCCAGCAGCACCGATTCTATGACGCCGGTATCGCCGTAGCGCCGGGCAAAGGCCTCCAGGAAACGCCTTATATACGGCTTCAGATATGGGTTCCACAGGCTCTCTATCTTGCTGTCCTCGCCGTGCTCCAGGCAGCGGCAGGGCACGTGATCCTCCGAAGCCCGGAACCAGTCCGGCGTGGAATAGGCGGGGCCCAGGATGAGAAAGGGCACCCATTTGAGGCCGAATTTCTGCAATATTTCCACCTGGCGGTCCCATTCGGACCAGTCCCACTCTCCTTTGCCTTTTCTCTCCACGCTCTCCCAGGTCACGTAGCTCTCTATGCTGGTAACGCCCAGGCTGCGGAACATGACGGCCTGGGCTTCGGTAACGTTGTTGCCGAAGCAGTAGCTCATGCCCGGCGCAGGCTCGGGCGCCAGGTCCTTCATCTTTTCCTCTATCAATTCTTTGGGGTCTGTAATATCCGACATATCCGGTTCCTCGTTGTATATCTCCACCTTTGCTATGAATATATTGTCTCCGCCCAAATACAGGCGCATGTTGTTGCCGTAGTTCATGGCGCCGCCCCCGGGGTCAAAGCCCGCCATGCGGAGGGCGTAGCGGCGCCACCCTCCGGATTCGACTATGCCCAGGCTGTCGGCTTTGTTGTAGAGGGTAGAGGAGCTTACGTGCGCGAGCTCCACAGGGCCGATGTAATTGCCGCTGTAAAAGGCTTCGATGACCACCCAGGCGCCGGGGGCTACGGCCGCGGGATCGTCGAAGGAATAGTACAGGTATTCGCTGCCCTCCTTCAGACTCCAGCATTCCCTGCCGTCGATCATGCCGGCGGTCCATTCCCCGTCCCCGGAGTTGGTCATATTCATACCCCGCCTTTCCGAGGGCGTGATGAAGGCCACAGGCTCCGCCGCAGCACACAGCGCCGAAGCGGCCAACACAAACAGCATCACCAAAAGTATCTTGTTCATACAGGGATCTCCCGGGCAAGAGGCCCCGGCGGCGGGGCCTCCCCTTCTACAGCTTGATATCCGTTATGGTTTTTCCTTCGCAGGGGACCACGGTCTTCTTGCCCTTGTAGTTGATGATGATATCCCGGGCTTCCTCGTTCTTGCTGTATACCAGTATCCTGTCCTTTTCTATCTGGGTGGAGTAGAGGCCGTTTTCCGCTATCTCATACACGGGATAGCCCAGCTTCCACAGTATCTCCGTCAGCTTCACTGCCAGCTCTTCGTAGTCGGCCACGCTGTAGATATAGCCCTTGCCGTACTGTCCGCCGGGTCTTCCCTTGGGGAACAGCAGCCTTTCGGGGGAGTCGGCGCCTTCCACGCTTTCGAATCTGTCCACGTCCACCACGATGATCCGGCCTCCGGACCGGGCCCAATCTGCCAGCTTTTTGGCCACGTCGTTCTCCATGATGTAGCCGTGGGCTATCACCAGTATTTTGTTCCGGGCGAGAGCGCCCCGGCGGGCCATGGATTCGTCCACGAAGTCGTAGTCAAAGTAGTCTCTCAGCACCTCTGCCTTCTGGAGGAACTTGTCCCACTGCATCACCATCTGCATGTCGGGATACCACAGGGCTATGGGCACCACGGGCTCTGTGTGGAACAGATACTTGAAGTGCTTTCTCTGCTGGTCCATGGTCTTTTCGCTGCCTATGACGTTGCTGTTGTAGTCATGGAGCTGATGGGCGCCGGAAGCGGTGGCGTTGTAGATGCGGGCGGGAATGCCGTAAAAGTCCTCCGAGCCCGCAGGCTCAAAGCCGAACAGGGCGCCGTAAAA of Abditibacteriota bacterium contains these proteins:
- a CDS encoding family 14 glycosylhydrolase; this translates as MNKILLVMLFVLAASALCAAAEPVAFITPSERRGMNMTNSGDGEWTAGMIDGRECWSLKEGSEYLYYSFDDPAAVAPGAWVVIEAFYSGNYIGPVELAHVSSSTLYNKADSLGIVESGGWRRYALRMAGFDPGGGAMNYGNNMRLYLGGDNIFIAKVEIYNEEPDMSDITDPKELIEEKMKDLAPEPAPGMSYCFGNNVTEAQAVMFRSLGVTSIESYVTWESVERKGKGEWDWSEWDRQVEILQKFGLKWVPFLILGPAYSTPDWFRASEDHVPCRCLEHGEDSKIESLWNPYLKPYIRRFLEAFARRYGDTGVIESVLLGIQGDFGEAIYSVTGGGWTFNVPGEYHNHMGFWCGDDYARADFRKYAEKKYKTIGALNKAWRASYGSFEEADYPFNGEAEIKAYREGLFEKPETRRHYLDFVEWYRGSMTDLAELWIANTREVFGKKTDIYLCTGGDSAAELGGHFADQCRVAARHGAGVRITNEASDYRDNLVVTRWVASSAKFYGALFGFEPAGSEDFYGIPARIYNATASGANQLHDYNTNVTGSEKTVEQQKKHFKYLFHTKPVVPIALWYPDAQMVMKWGDFLRKAGELRDYFDFDFVDDTMILRGALARNKILVVTYGYIMETAVAEKLAEWAKQGGRIIVLDVDRFQSVEGTGAPEDLLFPDGRPGGSFGKGYVYSVADREELAVKLTEILWKQGYPVYEIAENGLYVTQIEKDRLLVYSKNEEAKDLVVNYKGKKTVVPCEGKTITDIKL